A DNA window from Fibrobacter sp. UWR3 contains the following coding sequences:
- a CDS encoding sulfatase-like hydrolase/transferase, with product MFLLFFVPIVAAFAPYLACEFFDSPLLHGFFSAEEFFLLLAFALPSRNIVWKVIITAFICGYSFYANSAEGFATAGLYLLTFWVIISIPKQKKFVLPAFTAFSLLFFVVDCENFFYSTFALKNSDVWGLARFFWWGPPLFVVIPLLITAIQYAFARKNLCGGRRLELSYPVAIALATISICLGYGFSCLQQRQSLMEYPAKTWLWQYFKQNIVGKSSYLQEDIKQVFPQWDSAASVIADYSRPTVMILVESFGVNKSVAYDKTLFSAYADADPSFMGLYHRHSNHTQGAEWEDFGSINGIANGTPIPAMFKENGLQTWYVHGFSGGFYDRRANYAKFGFEHLLFRDELTDKRLSTCNYGFVGICDSSLVIFLDSLLGETTPKFIYWTTLDSHPPYELSTIHEKSDKCTALDLSDIDCTFFTLQENTARWITWLAHRHSEYTFIIRGDHRPMGALMDAGFVQSFYFKWVPMIVLNGHSRN from the coding sequence ATGTTTTTATTGTTCTTTGTCCCAATTGTAGCCGCATTTGCACCGTACCTAGCGTGCGAATTCTTTGATTCGCCCCTGCTACACGGTTTTTTCTCAGCAGAAGAATTCTTTCTATTGTTGGCATTTGCTCTGCCATCAAGAAATATCGTATGGAAAGTCATAATCACAGCCTTTATCTGTGGGTATTCTTTTTATGCAAATTCTGCGGAAGGCTTTGCAACAGCCGGCCTTTACCTGTTGACGTTTTGGGTTATCATATCAATTCCTAAGCAAAAAAAGTTTGTCCTACCGGCATTTACCGCTTTTTCTCTTTTATTCTTTGTGGTGGATTGTGAGAATTTCTTTTATTCGACTTTTGCGTTAAAGAATTCCGATGTATGGGGCTTGGCTAGGTTCTTTTGGTGGGGACCTCCTCTATTTGTCGTTATTCCATTGTTGATTACGGCGATTCAATACGCCTTTGCAAGAAAAAATCTTTGTGGCGGCAGAAGACTTGAATTGTCATATCCGGTGGCGATTGCCCTTGCTACCATTTCCATTTGTTTAGGCTATGGTTTCTCTTGCTTGCAACAACGTCAAAGCCTAATGGAATACCCTGCAAAAACATGGCTTTGGCAATACTTTAAACAAAATATCGTCGGAAAGAGTTCCTATTTACAAGAGGATATAAAACAGGTATTTCCGCAATGGGATAGCGCAGCATCTGTCATTGCAGATTACTCAAGACCGACTGTGATGATTCTTGTCGAAAGTTTCGGAGTAAACAAATCTGTTGCTTATGACAAAACGCTATTTTCCGCTTATGCGGATGCCGATCCAAGTTTTATGGGTTTGTATCACCGTCATTCGAATCATACACAGGGCGCGGAATGGGAAGATTTTGGTTCCATAAATGGAATAGCTAACGGAACACCAATTCCTGCGATGTTTAAAGAGAATGGATTGCAGACGTGGTACGTGCATGGTTTTTCTGGCGGATTTTACGACAGACGTGCTAATTATGCGAAATTTGGTTTCGAGCATCTTCTTTTTCGTGATGAGCTAACAGACAAAAGGTTGTCTACATGTAATTACGGATTTGTTGGTATATGCGATTCATCCTTGGTCATCTTTTTAGATTCCTTGCTTGGTGAAACTACGCCAAAATTCATATATTGGACAACACTAGATTCTCACCCGCCTTATGAATTGTCAACAATCCATGAGAAATCAGATAAGTGCACGGCTCTTGATTTGTCGGATATTGATTGCACGTTCTTTACACTGCAGGAGAATACCGCAAGATGGATTACATGGCTAGCACATCGTCATTCTGAATACACATTCATTATTCGCGGAGACCATCGTCCTATGGGTGCCTTAATGGACGCCGGCTTTGTACAGTCATTCTACTTTAAATGGGTTCCAATGATCGTGTTGAATGGGCACTCAAGAAATTAG
- a CDS encoding RNA-binding domain-containing protein encodes MTFRDQELTELLDSCIKTFAMENRFLEFKSNHVSPEDLGKYISALSNGACLEREENGYLFFGVDDNSYEVVGTSFDIATAKKGNQHLELYLRVNITPKINFQVERFFYKGNEKSPVSVFIIPAASEQPTCFQNVPYIRVNSSTTNLRDYHDWMRTIYNSRLDWSKEIIPEAALCDLDPVAIKRARLGFVERYPDKKEYIDSLSDAAFLDKAKITIDGKITRTTLLLLGREESSHYLNHISQIVWRLNSGDEQAGDIFSIPFLLSTDHVLAKIRNYRFKIYPSKSLIPAEVWKYDTKTILEALHNCIAHQDYRANSRVVVTEEKDSLCFENAGSFFEGRFEDYIRGQRTPACYRNPFLVQAMVNLKMIDTQGYGIHSMFLSQRNRCLPMPDYESTNDKVVLRIPGTIIDEDYSKMLLENTSVGLDEAVLLDALQKKRALSEEAIRLLKKNGLVEGRGKNIFISKYVALATSQEMEHSQAKGLSNTNYRNIIVDYLKDYGELSKSQIFAMLQQHLPANLDERQKKSKIENLLSSLRMAGRIRYNASKKWVLSK; translated from the coding sequence ATGACATTTAGAGACCAAGAGCTAACAGAACTGCTGGATTCCTGTATAAAAACGTTTGCTATGGAAAACCGTTTCTTGGAGTTCAAGAGCAATCATGTGAGTCCTGAAGACTTGGGCAAGTACATTTCGGCACTTTCTAATGGTGCGTGTCTTGAACGGGAAGAGAATGGCTATTTGTTCTTCGGTGTGGACGACAATTCTTATGAAGTTGTTGGAACGTCATTTGATATTGCGACTGCCAAGAAAGGAAATCAACACCTTGAACTTTATCTTCGCGTGAATATTACTCCGAAGATTAACTTTCAGGTAGAACGCTTTTTTTACAAGGGAAATGAAAAATCCCCCGTATCCGTCTTTATTATTCCCGCTGCGTCCGAGCAACCGACTTGCTTTCAGAATGTCCCCTATATTAGGGTAAATAGTTCAACAACTAACTTGCGTGATTATCATGACTGGATGCGTACCATCTACAATTCTAGGTTGGATTGGAGTAAGGAAATCATTCCCGAGGCAGCATTATGCGATCTTGATCCTGTGGCGATTAAAAGGGCTCGTTTGGGCTTTGTTGAGCGTTATCCCGACAAAAAGGAATACATAGATTCTTTAAGTGACGCTGCGTTTTTGGATAAGGCGAAAATAACCATTGACGGGAAAATTACGAGAACTACCTTACTGTTGTTGGGGAGGGAGGAGTCATCTCATTATCTAAATCATATCTCCCAGATAGTTTGGCGATTGAATTCGGGGGACGAACAGGCGGGTGACATTTTTTCTATCCCGTTTCTCCTCTCTACTGACCATGTGTTGGCGAAAATTCGCAACTACAGATTTAAGATTTATCCAAGCAAAAGCTTAATTCCTGCAGAAGTCTGGAAGTACGATACCAAGACAATATTGGAAGCGCTGCATAATTGCATTGCTCATCAAGATTATCGTGCAAATTCAAGAGTTGTTGTTACCGAGGAGAAAGACAGCCTTTGTTTCGAAAATGCCGGTTCATTCTTTGAAGGTCGCTTTGAAGACTACATTCGCGGGCAGCGGACGCCTGCTTGTTACAGAAATCCGTTCCTTGTTCAGGCAATGGTCAATTTGAAGATGATTGACACGCAGGGTTATGGCATACATTCAATGTTTCTTAGCCAACGTAATCGCTGTTTACCTATGCCTGATTACGAGAGCACAAATGATAAAGTTGTGCTGCGTATTCCGGGAACGATAATCGACGAAGACTACAGCAAAATGCTTTTGGAGAATACTTCCGTTGGCTTGGATGAGGCCGTATTACTTGATGCTCTCCAGAAGAAAAGGGCATTGTCGGAAGAAGCAATTAGGTTGTTGAAAAAGAATGGCCTTGTCGAAGGCCGCGGAAAGAATATCTTCATATCGAAATATGTTGCTTTGGCGACTAGCCAGGAAATGGAACATTCGCAAGCGAAAGGGCTGAGCAACACGAATTACCGAAATATTATCGTGGATTATCTGAAGGATTATGGCGAATTGAGCAAGTCCCAAATTTTCGCAATGCTGCAACAACATTTGCCGGCAAACCTTGATGAACGTCAGAAAAAGAGTAAGATTGAGAACCTGCTTTCTAGTCTCAGAATGGCGGGACGAATTAGGTATAACGCGTCTAAGAAATGGGTCTTATCGAAATGA
- a CDS encoding type IV pilin protein, with amino-acid sequence MKKQGFTLIELMVVIVIMGILAAVAVPKLFGMIAKSKASEVGPAAGTYVKLQDAYFSEKNKFGGWDMIGYAAPGGSKGASSESNNFEYNAAEVDTDEATSTGNAIGWKAKNIAKLNDCDSDYHWTIALGAIGSTTTVSSYTSAVDDTECKALTPTFDQIGK; translated from the coding sequence ATGAAGAAACAAGGTTTTACCCTCATTGAATTGATGGTCGTGATTGTGATCATGGGCATCCTCGCCGCCGTCGCAGTTCCCAAGCTGTTCGGCATGATCGCCAAGTCCAAGGCCTCTGAAGTCGGCCCTGCAGCAGGAACCTACGTGAAGTTGCAGGATGCATACTTCTCCGAAAAGAACAAGTTTGGCGGCTGGGATATGATTGGTTATGCGGCACCGGGTGGATCTAAGGGCGCATCTAGCGAATCAAACAACTTTGAATATAACGCAGCCGAAGTTGACACAGACGAAGCAACTTCCACTGGTAATGCTATAGGTTGGAAGGCTAAGAATATTGCTAAGTTAAATGACTGTGATAGTGATTATCACTGGACCATCGCCTTGGGCGCGATCGGTAGTACGACAACGGTAAGTTCATACACGTCTGCTGTAGATGACACCGAATGCAAGGCTCTTACCCCGACCTTCGACCAGATTGGTAAGTAA
- a CDS encoding Rpn family recombination-promoting nuclease/putative transposase: MAVNKADLKKEPKVSVRRKHDPFFRYIYAVPENARALLRLAQYRNPELRRMLASVDMQTLELIPGNYSNVKEWGEADLAFKASLKNGPEIFVGILLEHKSYRKKDVLSQIYRYVFEIMVNKGSSDFGWYPTKAIIIYNGQKDWDPMAEFRAKFRGEFNGRELPFECVLVNLADILDSKCIAEKNIEAAVGALVMKYAFDGEKLKGVVKQIVRMLSKMENESRATLVEKIELYLQKTLRLGNGNASISAALGLKVFGRVHRRKCRRGVAYAHEYRTGTGYCYCRRPSPCCGAQRPSSRQKARSTEGTRKERRP; encoded by the coding sequence ATGGCTGTGAACAAAGCCGATTTGAAAAAAGAACCGAAGGTGTCCGTGCGTCGTAAGCACGATCCCTTCTTCCGTTACATCTATGCTGTCCCTGAGAATGCTCGTGCCCTCCTGCGGCTTGCGCAGTACCGGAATCCTGAACTCCGCAGGATGCTTGCATCAGTCGATATGCAAACCCTTGAACTCATTCCCGGTAACTACAGCAATGTGAAGGAGTGGGGCGAGGCGGACCTTGCCTTCAAGGCGAGTCTCAAGAACGGTCCCGAAATCTTCGTGGGTATTCTTCTTGAACATAAGTCCTACCGCAAGAAGGACGTGCTCTCGCAAATCTACCGCTATGTATTCGAGATCATGGTGAACAAGGGCTCGTCCGATTTCGGCTGGTACCCGACGAAGGCTATCATCATCTACAACGGCCAGAAGGACTGGGACCCTATGGCAGAATTTCGTGCGAAGTTCAGGGGCGAGTTCAACGGTCGCGAATTGCCTTTTGAATGTGTCCTTGTGAACCTTGCCGATATTCTCGACAGCAAGTGTATTGCCGAAAAGAACATTGAAGCAGCCGTTGGCGCGTTGGTGATGAAGTACGCGTTCGATGGTGAAAAGTTGAAAGGTGTCGTGAAACAAATTGTTCGGATGCTCTCGAAGATGGAAAATGAATCGAGGGCTACCCTTGTCGAAAAAATTGAACTATATTTGCAGAAAACCCTTCGCCTCGGCAATGGAAATGCAAGCATTTCCGCTGCTCTCGGCTTGAAGGTTTTTGGGAGAGTACATCGACGAAAATGTCGTAGAGGAGTTGCGTATGCGCATGAGTATAGGACAGGCACTGGGTATTGTTACTGCCGGCGACCGTCGCCGTGCTGCGGAGCGCAACGGCCTTCGTCGCGGCAAAAAGCTCGGAGCACAGAAGGAACGCGAAAAGAACGCCGCCCGTGA
- a CDS encoding type I 3-dehydroquinate dehydratase, producing the protein MPASNEKFLVGLVGPEVLSAVEADAAHPVSIDIGACNALEIRYDFFPEKEWPALSKRVRKIAPHAMQVGTIRLERDGGRFPDRDAYSRIPLWSKILAEGDVPEWLDLEQDCLYDFKNLKNLADLRKTRVLVSQHNFLRIPSQQELDDFARDCLRVKADGLKIAAMSNGDTDCERLYKFARIHSQNFELFAAFGMGETGKASRVWSLKEGANLTYGSIGQAQAPGQVDVLKMARALRELPGLTTPADVLNSFAKL; encoded by the coding sequence ATGCCCGCGAGCAACGAAAAATTCCTGGTCGGCCTTGTCGGCCCCGAAGTCCTCTCCGCAGTAGAGGCGGACGCGGCACACCCCGTGTCCATCGACATCGGGGCATGCAACGCGCTCGAAATCCGCTACGATTTCTTCCCCGAAAAGGAATGGCCCGCGCTTTCGAAGCGAGTGAGGAAAATCGCCCCGCACGCCATGCAGGTAGGCACCATCCGCCTGGAACGGGACGGCGGCAGGTTCCCCGACCGTGACGCGTACTCGCGCATCCCGCTCTGGTCAAAGATTCTCGCCGAGGGCGACGTACCAGAGTGGCTCGACCTGGAGCAGGACTGCCTGTACGACTTCAAGAACCTGAAGAACCTCGCCGACCTGCGCAAGACAAGGGTTCTCGTATCGCAGCACAACTTCTTGCGCATCCCGAGCCAGCAGGAACTGGACGACTTCGCCCGCGACTGCCTGCGCGTGAAGGCTGACGGCCTCAAGATTGCCGCCATGAGCAACGGCGACACCGACTGCGAGCGCCTGTACAAGTTCGCGCGCATCCACTCGCAGAACTTCGAGCTCTTCGCCGCCTTCGGGATGGGCGAAACGGGCAAGGCGAGCCGCGTGTGGTCGCTCAAGGAAGGGGCGAACCTCACCTACGGGTCTATCGGGCAGGCGCAGGCCCCCGGCCAGGTGGACGTCCTGAAAATGGCACGCGCCCTCCGCGAGCTCCCCGGCCTCACCACCCCCGCCGACGTGCTGAATTCCTTCGCGAAATTGTAG
- a CDS encoding antitoxin: MKKEYDFAKMRAVKNPYAKILKKQITIRLNLSAIEYFKNMAKELGIPYQVLIDSYLTDCAVSKRRLNLKWQ, encoded by the coding sequence ATGAAAAAGGAATATGACTTCGCGAAGATGAGGGCTGTGAAGAACCCTTATGCCAAGATTCTCAAGAAGCAGATTACGATTAGACTTAACTTGTCTGCAATCGAATACTTTAAGAATATGGCAAAGGAATTGGGAATCCCGTACCAGGTTCTGATAGACTCATATTTGACGGATTGTGCTGTTTCGAAGCGTCGGTTGAACCTGAAGTGGCAATAA
- a CDS encoding carboxypeptidase regulatory-like domain-containing protein: MKNLLVIGVSLAVSTAFAYTVSGKVTDESSMPIKGAQVTLVKENKTTTTDNKGEFTIHEEEETIGLKGAAVHNPGFISINSGILSYSQNGSSSVQVRIFDPLGNKVFSQTLYGSGQVDLSSGVKAKGTYFAQVSMGSAKETIRFNASGTYTNSFDSEGRALLKEVQQGEALQFVAEGYDTLSVPLGTLDTTVDVKLTKTTPAEEQFAFGYALKNDPRPSKGCGKNSTLQSTGSVENGKKYNLNVGGKNRTFFITLPKNYDNNKPHKLLIANHCMGSKAEDFVHHSPDYDHPTPYYGQQVLDKNGDYIFVAPQGNDNGTWNGKEDHQFVDEMITAMFDNYCVDTTRVFATGFSFGAMFTNSLAQDLQERLRAVAVYATADYNIWLPSAGTGRYDAKNLPIAWMGVHGKRDGMCNYDRAKTSALPRILKRNGKADANGNFTDASSEKPQEFNGTAGHLCYDFTTVDPRFPVKWCSWNGEHQWTAHDGPNTGTGQGWQNTWVPEEVHKFFEQF, translated from the coding sequence ATGAAAAATCTTCTGGTTATTGGAGTGTCCCTCGCGGTATCGACCGCTTTCGCATATACCGTAAGCGGCAAGGTCACCGACGAAAGCAGCATGCCCATCAAGGGAGCCCAGGTCACGCTGGTCAAGGAAAACAAGACCACAACAACGGACAACAAGGGCGAATTTACCATTCACGAAGAGGAAGAAACCATCGGGCTGAAGGGAGCCGCGGTGCACAACCCGGGTTTCATCAGCATCAATTCGGGCATCCTCTCGTATTCGCAGAACGGGAGCAGCTCGGTGCAGGTGCGCATTTTCGACCCGCTGGGCAACAAGGTTTTCAGCCAGACGCTCTACGGTTCGGGCCAGGTGGACCTTTCCTCCGGCGTGAAGGCCAAGGGCACGTACTTTGCGCAGGTCTCCATGGGTAGCGCGAAGGAAACCATCCGCTTCAATGCAAGCGGCACCTACACCAACTCTTTCGATAGCGAAGGGCGCGCACTCCTCAAGGAAGTCCAGCAGGGCGAAGCGCTCCAGTTCGTCGCCGAAGGGTACGACACTCTCTCCGTCCCGCTCGGCACGCTCGACACTACGGTAGACGTGAAACTCACGAAGACCACCCCGGCCGAAGAACAGTTTGCATTCGGCTATGCATTGAAGAACGACCCGCGCCCGAGTAAGGGATGCGGCAAGAACTCCACGCTGCAGTCGACTGGTTCCGTCGAAAACGGCAAGAAGTACAACCTGAATGTCGGCGGCAAGAACCGCACGTTCTTCATCACCTTGCCAAAGAACTACGACAACAACAAGCCGCACAAGCTCCTCATCGCTAACCACTGCATGGGCTCCAAGGCCGAAGACTTCGTGCACCACAGCCCGGACTACGACCACCCGACTCCGTACTATGGCCAGCAAGTGCTCGACAAGAACGGCGACTACATTTTCGTCGCTCCGCAGGGTAACGACAACGGTACTTGGAACGGCAAGGAAGACCACCAGTTCGTCGACGAAATGATTACCGCGATGTTCGACAACTACTGCGTTGACACCACCCGCGTGTTCGCCACAGGATTTAGCTTCGGCGCCATGTTCACGAACTCTCTCGCTCAGGACTTGCAAGAAAGACTCCGCGCTGTAGCCGTCTACGCAACTGCAGACTACAACATTTGGCTCCCGTCTGCAGGAACAGGTCGTTATGACGCCAAGAACTTGCCGATTGCCTGGATGGGCGTGCATGGCAAGAGAGACGGCATGTGCAACTACGACCGCGCAAAGACCAGCGCCCTCCCGAGAATCCTCAAGCGTAACGGCAAGGCCGACGCCAATGGCAACTTCACCGATGCCAGCAGCGAAAAGCCGCAAGAATTCAACGGCACAGCAGGCCACCTCTGCTATGACTTCACGACTGTCGACCCGCGCTTCCCGGTCAAGTGGTGCAGTTGGAACGGCGAACACCAGTGGACAGCACATGACGGCCCCAACACGGGTACCGGACAGGGCTGGCAGAACACCTGGGTTCCTGAAGAAGTTCACAAGTTCTTCGAACAGTTCTAA
- a CDS encoding TolC family protein — MNNRKAIILAALMTAALAQADTWTLEACLKQAKEKSLSLESAKLREQQAEINIKQASVSNRPTVSASIQNTLYDHPFVHDEDHYRLNLGISGSYTLWDGGVSGATVEVNQLKKQSAALATKQTERSIQESVLNAYMSLLAAQENLRTADASVELSQAEFEHYGKLFEAGSITKKDLTQSQSNVLQKQVAQLSAQLAVSTAKTTLRQLLELSDDAEFDISAPESAIASPDSLEPLPALADLKKAVREQHPGLKSDSVSVRAAKKNTEVAGKGSSITVTLGANSSTGLQAWESGAYGDQLKYGWQNSVSLGINIPIYDGGSTNNKVLLAQVSESEAGLSMQETAKNLENNIEKLYLNAVSADMQWKAAILQVEAENEALLVAEEQRNAGALTYTDYLTQKNNLEKAQVTLVNAKYTSLLARKVLDLYQGKLD, encoded by the coding sequence ATGAACAACAGAAAGGCTATAATTCTCGCAGCCCTCATGACGGCAGCCCTCGCCCAGGCAGACACCTGGACTCTCGAAGCGTGCCTCAAGCAGGCCAAGGAAAAGAGCCTCTCGCTCGAATCCGCGAAACTGCGCGAACAGCAGGCCGAAATCAACATCAAGCAGGCGAGCGTCAGCAACCGCCCCACCGTTTCGGCAAGCATACAGAACACGCTCTACGACCACCCGTTCGTCCACGACGAGGACCACTACCGCCTGAACCTCGGCATTTCGGGCTCGTACACGCTATGGGACGGCGGGGTGAGCGGCGCCACCGTCGAAGTGAACCAGCTCAAGAAGCAGTCCGCGGCACTCGCCACAAAGCAGACCGAACGCAGCATCCAGGAGAGCGTGCTGAACGCCTACATGAGCCTGCTCGCCGCACAGGAAAACCTCCGCACGGCAGACGCCTCCGTGGAACTCTCGCAGGCGGAATTCGAGCACTACGGCAAGCTTTTCGAGGCGGGCTCCATCACCAAGAAGGACCTCACGCAGAGCCAGTCCAACGTTTTGCAGAAGCAGGTGGCGCAACTCTCGGCGCAGCTTGCGGTAAGTACCGCGAAGACAACTCTCCGGCAGCTGCTGGAACTAAGCGACGACGCCGAGTTCGATATCTCCGCGCCGGAATCCGCAATTGCCTCCCCCGATTCTCTTGAACCGCTACCCGCGCTCGCCGACCTCAAGAAGGCGGTCAGGGAACAGCACCCGGGCCTCAAGTCCGACAGCGTCTCGGTCCGCGCGGCGAAGAAGAACACCGAGGTCGCGGGCAAGGGCAGTTCCATCACGGTGACGCTCGGGGCTAACTCCAGCACGGGCCTCCAGGCTTGGGAGTCGGGCGCATACGGCGACCAGCTCAAGTACGGCTGGCAGAACTCCGTATCGCTCGGCATAAACATCCCCATATACGATGGCGGTTCCACGAACAACAAGGTGCTTCTCGCGCAGGTAAGCGAGAGCGAGGCCGGCCTCAGCATGCAGGAAACCGCCAAGAACCTCGAGAACAACATCGAGAAGCTCTACCTGAACGCGGTGAGCGCCGACATGCAGTGGAAGGCGGCAATACTCCAGGTGGAAGCCGAGAACGAGGCGCTCCTGGTGGCCGAGGAACAGCGGAACGCTGGCGCCCTCACCTACACCGACTACCTCACCCAGAAGAACAACCTCGAGAAGGCGCAGGTGACGCTCGTGAACGCGAAGTACACGAGCCTGCTCGCCCGGAAGGTGCTCGACCTGTACCAGGGCAAGCTGGACTAA
- a CDS encoding PTS sugar transporter subunit IIA: MRLSERFVDNCILINSASTTKEAVLNELVDTLCNAYKLEHRDEIFEAVWNREQSRSTGIGCGLAVPHAKIDYVDRMCMVAATIEKGLDFQSFDGEPVYLLILIVSPGNTVGPHLKALSSVSRLLADGNVRKDLIAAKTPAEFLTILRAAEDKYL; encoded by the coding sequence ATGCGACTTTCTGAAAGATTCGTCGACAACTGCATCTTGATCAACTCCGCGAGTACGACCAAGGAAGCTGTCCTGAACGAACTGGTTGACACCCTGTGCAACGCGTACAAGCTCGAGCACCGGGACGAGATTTTCGAAGCCGTATGGAACCGCGAGCAGAGCCGTTCCACCGGTATCGGTTGCGGACTTGCCGTCCCCCACGCAAAGATTGACTACGTGGACCGCATGTGCATGGTGGCCGCCACCATCGAGAAGGGGCTCGACTTCCAGTCGTTCGACGGGGAGCCCGTCTACCTGCTTATTCTCATCGTGAGCCCGGGCAACACCGTGGGCCCGCACCTCAAGGCGCTCTCCTCCGTGAGCCGCCTCCTGGCCGACGGCAACGTGCGCAAGGACCTCATCGCCGCCAAGACCCCGGCAGAGTTCCTGACCATCCTCCGCGCCGCCGAGGACAAGTACCTGTAG
- a CDS encoding BrnT family toxin: MQIEFIWDERKNAANQRKHDISFEEAKTCFEDEHARVFFDAEHSAQEDRSILIGLSTNLRTLVVVFTERSGIDAEHIIHRIISARRATKKEFQYYWNERKGDEL; this comes from the coding sequence ATGCAGATAGAATTCATCTGGGACGAAAGAAAAAATGCAGCGAACCAAAGGAAACATGACATTTCGTTTGAAGAAGCCAAGACGTGTTTTGAAGATGAACATGCCAGGGTGTTTTTTGACGCAGAACATTCGGCACAAGAAGATCGGTCTATTCTTATTGGTTTGTCGACAAACTTAAGAACGCTGGTTGTTGTTTTTACTGAGCGCAGTGGCATTGACGCTGAACATATAATTCATCGTATAATAAGTGCCCGCAGGGCTACGAAAAAGGAATTTCAGTACTATTGGAATGAACGGAAAGGAGACGAATTATGA
- a CDS encoding ATP-binding protein, protein MERFAIEKMKAWKDSPRRKPLVLMGARQVGKTWLMKEFGRQFYKKVAYVSFYNNESVAKEFESDYDVKRLLSVLNIASGVTITPGDTLIILDEIQNALKAFESLKYFCEDAPEYHVMAAGSLLGVALHKGVSYPVGKVDLLSLHPLSFREYLCAVGEKPLSDALATKDYSLISVFHDKYTHHLKNYYYVGGMPGVVEAFRENSDFQSAREAQNAIITQYRGDFGKHASANELPKINMVWDSIPMQLAKENRKFFFGKMKKGARSGDFEVAIQWLVDSGLVHKVNRVNEPRVPLSAYKEFSVYKLFVLDVGLLSAMSELDIKTILEGSRLFVEFKGALTEQFVLQQIICETPYTPYYYGTDKATFEQDFLLQIGMNAVPVEVKAETNVRSQSLKAFYDKFHPEKSIRFSLLPYKDQDWMVNIPLYSVCNL, encoded by the coding sequence GTGGAACGGTTCGCAATAGAAAAAATGAAGGCGTGGAAGGATAGTCCAAGGCGAAAACCGCTTGTCCTTATGGGCGCCAGACAGGTTGGCAAGACCTGGCTTATGAAGGAATTTGGCCGACAATTCTACAAGAAGGTGGCCTATGTTTCTTTCTATAATAACGAGTCTGTTGCAAAGGAATTCGAATCTGACTACGACGTAAAAAGGCTGCTGTCGGTTCTGAACATCGCTTCTGGCGTGACCATTACGCCAGGCGACACGCTCATCATTTTGGACGAAATACAGAATGCGCTGAAGGCTTTCGAATCGCTGAAGTATTTCTGCGAAGACGCGCCCGAATACCATGTGATGGCGGCGGGGTCGCTGTTAGGAGTCGCCTTGCATAAGGGCGTATCGTACCCTGTCGGTAAAGTGGATCTTTTGTCGCTCCATCCGCTCAGTTTTCGCGAGTACTTGTGCGCTGTCGGTGAAAAGCCGCTCTCCGATGCTTTGGCGACAAAGGATTATTCGCTAATCAGCGTGTTCCACGACAAATATACGCACCACTTGAAAAACTATTACTATGTCGGCGGGATGCCGGGAGTAGTCGAAGCCTTTAGAGAAAACAGCGATTTTCAGAGTGCCCGTGAAGCGCAAAACGCCATCATCACCCAATATAGGGGCGACTTCGGAAAGCATGCCAGCGCAAATGAACTTCCCAAAATAAACATGGTCTGGGATAGTATCCCCATGCAGCTCGCCAAGGAAAACCGGAAATTCTTTTTTGGGAAAATGAAAAAGGGTGCCCGTAGCGGCGATTTTGAGGTGGCAATTCAGTGGCTTGTTGATAGCGGGCTTGTGCACAAAGTAAATCGCGTAAACGAACCTCGCGTGCCCCTCTCTGCATATAAGGAATTCTCGGTATATAAGTTGTTCGTGCTTGACGTAGGGCTGCTTTCGGCAATGAGCGAACTTGACATCAAAACAATTTTGGAAGGAAGTCGTCTGTTTGTCGAGTTCAAGGGAGCCCTGACAGAACAGTTTGTCTTGCAGCAGATTATATGCGAGACCCCTTATACACCATATTACTACGGCACGGATAAGGCGACCTTCGAACAAGATTTCCTTTTGCAAATAGGAATGAATGCCGTCCCGGTGGAAGTCAAGGCAGAAACGAACGTCCGCTCGCAAAGCCTCAAGGCGTTCTATGACAAGTTCCATCCCGAAAAGTCAATCCGCTTTTCGCTTTTACCTTACAAGGACCAGGATTGGATGGTGAATATACCTCTTTATTCGGTTTGTAATCTGTAG